A genomic window from Archocentrus centrarchus isolate MPI-CPG fArcCen1 chromosome 2, fArcCen1, whole genome shotgun sequence includes:
- the LOC115791387 gene encoding zinc finger protein 184-like, with amino-acid sequence MSSTQQDQHGPRSQRSQEADKPHRRKREKKYSCDQCGKKFFNTTTLKNHQVIHTGERAFSCDVCGKSFTLAGNLKIHQRIHSGEKPYRCDQCGIAFTHCNGLKSHQVTHSGIKAYSCDYCEKTFSRMENRNRHLRIHTLHDVFCCDQCGKKFATDQQRQRHMFTHTEERPYQCDLCDKTFKSPQYLKKHQKIHNRKKLYKCSSCEKQSHTDGSSSQPCRRCGGGKEFRCDLCGKTFNHPQNLKIHQRRHTGHNLNDCKECGRSFTTTKQLKQHELYHSGVKKHLCDQCGSSFIAAFHLKVHKRVHTGEKPHKCRHCDRSFSQTGSRNLHERTHIEGNYSCDQCDKSFRNLSSYSKHKQSHATKKLFHCYQCAKTFTSLSALSKHQRDHAGLKSFPSLDHNESADTQRSSSGCRVKLKNLEIRLHRIPMESPVNSVS; translated from the exons gaccaacatggaccAAGAAGTCAGCgctctcaggaggctgacaaacctcacagaaggaagagagaaaaaaaatactcctgtgatcagtgtgggaagaaATTTTTTAATACAACTACATTGAAAAATCATCAagtcatccacactggagagagagCGTTCAGCTGTGAcgtgtgtggaaagtcttttaccctgGCTGGAAACTTAAAAATACACCAGcgcatccacagtggagagaaaccgtaccgctgtgatcagtgtggcattGCTTTTACTCATTGTAACGGCTTAAAGAGTCATCAagttacccactctggaattaaggcatacagctgtgactattgtgaAAAAACCTTCAGCCGCATGGAGAACAGAAATCGgcacctacgcattcacacttTACATGATGTgttctgctgtgatcagtgtggcaaaaagtttgCAACAGACCAACAGAGACAACgccacatgtttacccacactgaggagagaccttatcagtgtgacctgtgtgataagacttttaaatcTCCACAGTACCTGAAAAAACACCAAAAGATCCACAACAGAAAGaaactctacaagtgcagttcCTGTGag aagcagagccacacagatggatccagttctcagccctgtcgtcgatgtggtggtgggaaagagtttcgctgtgacctttgtgggaaaacctTCAATCATCCGCAGAACTTAAAAatacatcagcgtagacacactggacacaaccTGAAcgactgcaaagaatgtgggagaagcttcacCACAACGAAGCaattaaaacaacatgaactctaccacagtggggttaaaaagcacctctgtgaccagtgtgggtcatccttcatcgCTGCATTCCACCTTAAAGTacataaacgagtccacacaggagagaaaccacacaagtgcagacactgtgacagaAGCTTCTCACAAACAGGTAGTCGTAACCTTCATGAACGTACACACattgaagggaactacagctgtgaccagtgtgacaagagcttcaggaatctcagTTCATACTCCAAGCACAAACAATCCCACGctacaaagaaactgtttcactgttaccaatgtgcaaaaacattcacttcattatctgctctgtccaaacatcagcgtgatcatgcagggctgaaatcattcccatcattggatcacaatgaatctgcagacacacaaagatcctcttctggttgCAGagtcaaacttaaaaaccttgaaatccggctccacagaattccgatggaatctcctgtaaacAGTGTCAGCTAA